One window of Pseudomonas sp. ML2-2023-3 genomic DNA carries:
- the alc gene encoding allantoicase: protein MKAYAVPFEKFVNLADARLGTKIVSVTDDWFADANRLFQPTPAVWKEGVFDDNGKWMDGWESRRKRFEGYDSAVIRLGVPGSIKGVDIDTSFFTGNFPPSASLEACFLASGEPNENTQWVEVLSAVELQGNSHHYHEISNDQAFSHLRFNIYPDGGVARLRVYGVPFRDWSAVGDNEQIDLAAALNGGRALACSDEHFGRMSNILNPGRGINMGDGWETARRRTPGNDWVIVALGHAGEIEKIIVDTLHFKGNYPDSCSIQGAFVKGGTDSQIETQSLFWRELLPSQKMEMHAEHTYSEQLKNLGPITHIRLNLFPDGGVSRIRVLGKVAK, encoded by the coding sequence ATGAAAGCTTACGCCGTACCTTTCGAGAAGTTCGTCAACCTGGCCGATGCCCGCCTGGGCACCAAAATCGTTTCGGTCACCGATGACTGGTTCGCCGACGCCAACCGCCTGTTCCAGCCGACCCCGGCCGTATGGAAGGAGGGCGTTTTCGATGACAACGGCAAGTGGATGGACGGCTGGGAGTCCCGCCGCAAGCGCTTCGAAGGCTATGACAGCGCAGTGATCCGCCTGGGCGTTCCGGGCTCGATCAAGGGTGTGGACATCGACACTTCATTCTTCACCGGCAACTTTCCGCCGTCTGCCTCGCTGGAAGCCTGTTTCCTGGCCTCGGGCGAACCCAACGAAAACACCCAGTGGGTTGAAGTGCTGTCGGCTGTCGAGCTGCAAGGCAACAGCCATCACTACCACGAAATCAGCAATGACCAGGCCTTCAGCCACCTGCGCTTCAACATCTACCCGGATGGCGGCGTAGCGCGTCTGCGCGTGTATGGCGTGCCGTTCCGTGACTGGTCGGCAGTGGGTGACAACGAGCAGATCGACCTGGCAGCCGCCCTCAACGGTGGCCGCGCCCTCGCCTGCTCCGACGAGCACTTCGGCCGCATGAGCAACATCCTCAACCCGGGCCGCGGCATCAACATGGGCGACGGTTGGGAAACCGCACGCCGCCGTACTCCGGGCAATGACTGGGTCATCGTGGCGCTGGGCCATGCAGGCGAGATTGAAAAAATCATCGTCGACACCCTGCACTTCAAAGGCAACTACCCCGACAGCTGCTCGATCCAGGGCGCGTTCGTCAAGGGCGGTACCGACAGCCAGATCGAAACCCAGTCGCTGTTCTGGCGTGAGCTGCTGCCGAGTCAAAAAATGGAAATGCACGCTGAGCACACCTACAGCGAGCAACTCAAAAACCTCGGCCCGATTACCCATATTCGCCTGAACCTGTTCCCGGACGGTGGTGTAAGCCGCATTCGCGTACTGGGCAAAGTAGCGAAGTAA